Within Fusibacter sp. A1, the genomic segment AGGCACACGACTTGTCACCGCCCGCAATCATATGCGCCGCGCGACAGTCGTTGATTCCCGAATAGTCGAACTTCATCGTCGCTTTCGATTTTCCACCTTTACATAAGACAAAAGCGACTTGTTTCGCCTCATCAGACGCTTCAATACCCATAATGGCAGCAAGTTTCGCAGTACAGTCCGATCCGCCAACAGGGCATCCGTTAATCGGTGCCTCACCAGCCACAACCGCATTCGCAAAGCTGTCACATCCAGGATAGCCGCAACCACCACAGTTGGCAGCTGGCAGGGCGTCCCTTATTGCAAGCGCTCTCGGATCGATCTCGACCGCGAACTTTTGAGAGGCATACGCAAGACCCGCACCAAATACAAGACCCATTCCTCCAAGACTCAGTCCCGCATATAAAATGTTCTGAAAATCCATCATAACCTCCTATACAAGACCAGCGAATCCGAAGAACGCCATCGACATTAAGCTAGCAGTAATGAGCGCGATCGGAAACCCTTTGAAAGGCGCAGGAATATTTGAAATCTCAAGTTTTTCCCTGATACCTGCAAAAAGAATGATCGCAAGCGAGAAACCGACAGCCGCTCCAATGGAGTGTACTATTGTTTCAAGCAAGTTGTATTCAAATTGAATATTTAAAAGTGCCAGACCAAGTACGGCACAGTTTGTTGTAATCAGCGGCAAGAACACGCCAAGTGACTGGTAAAGCGTTGGAGAAACCTTTTGCAAGAAGATCTCCACGAATTGTACAAGTGAGGCGATAACTAGAATAAAAGCGATCGTCTGCAAGTATTCAAGGTGTAAAGTCTCCAAAATAACCTTTTGAACAATCCATGTGATGATTCCGGCCATGGTCATGACAAACGTAACCGCCATACCCATTCCAGCAGCTGTTTCAACTTGTTTTGAAACGCCTAAAAACGGACAAATACCTAAAAATCTGCTCAGTACGAAGTTGTTGACCAAAATCGCACCGACTAAGATTACAAATAAACCTCCAAAGTCCATGGTCATACCTCCCTAAGCTTTCTTTGTTTTAACGACATTGTAAACCGCAAGCAATAAGCCAAGTGTCAAAAACGCCCCTGGCGGTAAAATCATGATAAGAGCAGGTTTGAAACCTCCACCAAGCAGCGTAAGACCGAATATCGATCCGTTGCCGAAAAGTTCTCTTACAGCGCCCAGTATTACAAGTGAAAGCGTAAAACCGGCACCCATTCCGATTCCGTCAAGCGCTGAGTTGACCACGCTGTTTTTAAACGCGTAGGCCTCAGCACGTGCAAGGATCAGACAGTTTACGACGATCAGCGGTATGAATAGTCCAAGCGCGTCGTATAGCGGTGGTACATAGGCCTCCATCAACATGCCCACAATCGTTACAAACGTTGCGATTACAACGATAAAGATAGGAATCCTTATCTTTGATGGAATAAGTTTTCTTATTAATGCGATAACCACGTTCGCAAGCACGAGTACCGCCATTGTGGCAAGCCCCATACCCAGTCCGTTTTCTGCTGATGTGGTCACCGCAAGTGTCGGACACATCCCAAGTAGTTGTACAAAGATGGGATTATCTTTCACTATACCATTCGTTAATGTTTTGATATTCATGATATCCCCCTACTTAGACTTTAGTGATTCGACCAGATTACCAGATGCGTCCACACCGTATGTGACTGCTTTCGATGTGATCGTAGCTCCTGCAATCGCCTGTACTTCAGTATCAGAACTCTGCGTCTTGTTTACCGTGATCCCCGTCGCCTGTTTTCCGTCATACTGTGAATAATAGGCTTCAAGCGTGGCATTGGCGCCAAGTCCTGGTGTTTCTGTATGTTTACCGACTCTGACGCCTACAATCGCACCGTCAAGATCGATACCTGTAACCACTTCGAGGCCACCACCGTAGCCCTGTGGAAGTGTCTTCACTACGTATCCAGCTATTTCAGATCCGCTTAATCCTTTATAAACCTCAACTACAACCACATCAATTCCAGTAGAGCTTTTCACCGTCTTCATGTCTGAAGTATCCATCAGTTCAAAGGTATCGGCAGTAGGTAAGACGTCTTTTCTTGCCTGTTCACTTTTAATGGCCTTTTGTTCTTCGATTCTAGTGGCCGTCGCGCCGTTCGTGTACGCAAGGCTGACAGCCGCGATAAGGCATATGACTAGTAAGATCAAGCCTAGTTTTATAATTTCCTTCATGCTTTTGCACCTCCAAATACGCGTGGCGCAGTATATTTTTCAATAATAGGTGTCGCTACGTTCATCAGAAGAATCGAATACGACACACCTTCTGGCAATGCTCCGAATTGTCTGATCAGAATGGTTAAAAGACCGCATCCGAACGCGTAAATCAATTGCCCCTTCGCACTTACCGGTGAAGACGCATAATCTGTCGCCATAAAGAAGGCGCCAAGCATCAATCCGCCGCTAAGTAGGTGGAACATAGCCATATAACTGTCGAAACCTTGGAACATAAACGCGAATACAAATACCGTGCCGATGTATACTACAGGAATTCTCCAGTTGATCACTTTTCTGAAAAGCAGGTATAACCCACCAAGGATGATCAGTCCAGCAGAGGTTTCTCCAATACAACCACCGACATTACCGATAAACAACTGAAGTAATGAAGGAAGTTCCGATAAGGGAAGCCCTTCTGCGATGATTCCAAGAGGCGTTGTCGTTGCGACCGCGTCAGCACCAGGTGCCACCCAGGATGTCATTTCAACAGGCCAGGACGCCATCAGCATCGCACGAGCCGCAAGTGCCGGATTCATGAAATTGTGACCGAGTCCGCCAAAAGCATGTTTTACGATGGCTATGGCAAAAATAGAACCGATGATCACCAACCAGAATGGCGCTGTCACTGGAATGTTCATCGCAAGCAGCAGACCTGTAACAACAGCACTTAAATCTTTAATAGTCGCCTTTTGCTTTCTCATGACCACTTGTACAAAAGCTTCAGTGCCGACAGCGGTAAGAACCGCTAAAAATACCAGTATCAAGGCGCGTGTACCAAAGGTCACGATGCCGAAAATCGTCGCCGGTAGCAGTGCTAACGTCACGTCTCTCATCACTGATTGAACAGTTTCTGAAGACCTGATATGTGGCGACGATGAAACAAACAGTTTATTTTGCATGATTATCCTCCCCAACTATTTAGAACGTCTGCGTTTCGCTAAGATTTCACGTTTTGCTACTCTAATCGATTGCAATAACGGTCTCTTCGATGGACAGACAAACGAACATGAACCACATTCGATACAGTCCAGCGCATGTAGGCTTTGAGCCTTCTCAAAATCATCTTTTAGCGCGTAGGCGCTGATATAACAAGGTTGCAGGAAAGCAGGGCAAATGCTGACGCATTTTCCACACTGAATACACTGCTCGGGCTCTGCAAGTTTGCCTTCCTGTCTGTTAAACACAAGAATACCCGAAGTCGTTTTAGTTGAAGGAACCGTGTCTATCGCTTGCGCCATTCCCATCATAGGTCCGCCCAAGATCAGCTTGCCCGGTTCTGTAGCGTAACCGCCACATTGATCGATCAGTTCGTTGATCGGTGTACCGACCTTGATCAAGAGGTTTTTCGGTTCTTTGATAGCACTACCCGTCACAGTGCAGATACGCTCCACAAGCGGCATACCGGTTTGTATCAACCTAGCCACCGCAGCAGCAGTAGCGACATTGCTCACCACGGCACCAACGTCCATTGGTAGTCCGCCCGATGGAACTTGGCGCTTTGTGCATGCGTAAATCAGCTGTTTCTCCGCACCTTGGGGATATTTTGTATGTAAGCCGACCACAGAAATTTCTGAATATGCCTGCGCAGCTTTTTTCATCTCTTTGATAGCGTCAGGTTTGTTGTCCTCAATGCCGATGTAGCCTGTTTTCACATCAAGCGCTTTCATTAGCGCCCTTAATCCCTGAACCACAAGATCAGGTGTTTCAAGCATCAAACGATGGTCTGCAGTCAGATACGGCTCACATTCCGCACCGTTTAAAATAATGGTGTCGATCGTTTTTTCTTTAGGTGGCATCAATTTGACATGTAGTGGAAAACCAGCACCACCCATACCGACAATACCGCCCTCTTTGATAATGCCAATGATATCGCTTCCTGAAAGAGCTGAAAGATCACCTTTTGGCATTACCGATTCATGCACTGTGTTTTTAAAATCGTTCTCGATAACAACACAGACATCCATTCCTCCAGCAGTCGGCTTTTTAGCCACATCCAGTACGACACCGGACACACTGCTATGTACAGCTGCTGATACAAATGAAGTCGCCTCGCCTATCATTTGTCCCACTGCCACAACATCGCCTTTTTTAACCATTGGATCACACGGAGCGCCAATGTGTTGCCTTAAGGGAATTGTTACGACCTTTGGTTCTACAGCAACTACAGTCTCCTTATGCTCAGTTGATTTCTTAGCATGTGGAGGATGGATACCGCCTATAAAAGACAGAACTCCCATAAAATATTCACCCCTTAATATAAGCCTCGCAGCCTTGCAGCTGCTTTCTCTAGACCATTTATAACAACCAGTCGTCTCACCTGGCAATTACCTCTGTTACTTTCCTAACTTTTCATAGCCGAAAAGGGCTGCAAGATATTGATCCCAAACGATATTCAAGTCCACCGTCCTAGCATTCTGTAAAACTGTCGCATATTCTGTCAACTCGTCAAGTATCGCATAAGCGACGATTGAAAAGTCTTCTATGGATTCATCTCCGAGTGCGTCAAGTAACTCTCTGACCTTTGCGACATCAGCCATCAGCACTTCTCCATATTCATGTGTCTTATCCAGTTCTGATTCCTTATAGGAAAGCCCTAAAGCAAATTCGCCTTGACTCTCATAAATCGATTTGATCCCATCGCAAATAGCCGTGATCTCTTCTTTGTCAACATCGGCGTTCACTGAGTTGAGTACCGGACTAAATGAGAATGAGGCGATAAAA encodes:
- the rsxA gene encoding electron transport complex subunit RsxA, whose translation is MDFGGLFVILVGAILVNNFVLSRFLGICPFLGVSKQVETAAGMGMAVTFVMTMAGIITWIVQKVILETLHLEYLQTIAFILVIASLVQFVEIFLQKVSPTLYQSLGVFLPLITTNCAVLGLALLNIQFEYNLLETIVHSIGAAVGFSLAIILFAGIREKLEISNIPAPFKGFPIALITASLMSMAFFGFAGLV
- the rsxE gene encoding electron transport complex subunit RsxE, with product MMNIKTLTNGIVKDNPIFVQLLGMCPTLAVTTSAENGLGMGLATMAVLVLANVVIALIRKLIPSKIRIPIFIVVIATFVTIVGMLMEAYVPPLYDALGLFIPLIVVNCLILARAEAYAFKNSVVNSALDGIGMGAGFTLSLVILGAVRELFGNGSIFGLTLLGGGFKPALIMILPPGAFLTLGLLLAVYNVVKTKKA
- a CDS encoding RnfABCDGE type electron transport complex subunit G — its product is MKEIIKLGLILLVICLIAAVSLAYTNGATATRIEEQKAIKSEQARKDVLPTADTFELMDTSDMKTVKSSTGIDVVVVEVYKGLSGSEIAGYVVKTLPQGYGGGLEVVTGIDLDGAIVGVRVGKHTETPGLGANATLEAYYSQYDGKQATGITVNKTQSSDTEVQAIAGATITSKAVTYGVDASGNLVESLKSK
- a CDS encoding RnfABCDGE type electron transport complex subunit D translates to MQNKLFVSSSPHIRSSETVQSVMRDVTLALLPATIFGIVTFGTRALILVFLAVLTAVGTEAFVQVVMRKQKATIKDLSAVVTGLLLAMNIPVTAPFWLVIIGSIFAIAIVKHAFGGLGHNFMNPALAARAMLMASWPVEMTSWVAPGADAVATTTPLGIIAEGLPLSELPSLLQLFIGNVGGCIGETSAGLIILGGLYLLFRKVINWRIPVVYIGTVFVFAFMFQGFDSYMAMFHLLSGGLMLGAFFMATDYASSPVSAKGQLIYAFGCGLLTILIRQFGALPEGVSYSILLMNVATPIIEKYTAPRVFGGAKA
- the rsxC gene encoding electron transport complex subunit RsxC codes for the protein MGVLSFIGGIHPPHAKKSTEHKETVVAVEPKVVTIPLRQHIGAPCDPMVKKGDVVAVGQMIGEATSFVSAAVHSSVSGVVLDVAKKPTAGGMDVCVVIENDFKNTVHESVMPKGDLSALSGSDIIGIIKEGGIVGMGGAGFPLHVKLMPPKEKTIDTIILNGAECEPYLTADHRLMLETPDLVVQGLRALMKALDVKTGYIGIEDNKPDAIKEMKKAAQAYSEISVVGLHTKYPQGAEKQLIYACTKRQVPSGGLPMDVGAVVSNVATAAAVARLIQTGMPLVERICTVTGSAIKEPKNLLIKVGTPINELIDQCGGYATEPGKLILGGPMMGMAQAIDTVPSTKTTSGILVFNRQEGKLAEPEQCIQCGKCVSICPAFLQPCYISAYALKDDFEKAQSLHALDCIECGSCSFVCPSKRPLLQSIRVAKREILAKRRRSK